One Setaria viridis chromosome 3, Setaria_viridis_v4.0, whole genome shotgun sequence DNA window includes the following coding sequences:
- the LOC117849330 gene encoding uncharacterized mitochondrial protein AtMg00810-like, producing MVLTASTTSLLRHFVKRLRSAFAMKDMGPVHYFLGIDVKRNKDGFFLSQSQYAVELLERAGMSNCKPADTTADTKPKTSSTDGKPLTDGSSYRSMAGALQYLTITRPDLAYAVQQICLHMHSPRDCRSTMLKRVLRYVKGTTSFGIQLHASSSPTITAYTDADWRQSTVSLSSAEAEYRGIANAVAEGSWLRHLLGELHCAVPKATITY from the exons ATGGTACTGACGGCATCCACGACATCTCTTCTCCGGCACTTCGTCAAGCGCCTCCGCTCCGCGTTCGCCATGAAGGACATGGGGCCGGTCCACTACTTCCTCGGCATCGACGTCAAGCGCAACAAGGACGGGTTCTTCCTCTCGCAGTCCCAGTACGCCGTCGAGCTCCTGGAACGTGCAGGGATGAGCAACTGCAAGCCCGCCGACACGACTGCAGACACCAAGCCCAAGACGTCCAGCACCGACGGCAAGCCGCTCACCGACGGGTCCTCGTACCGGAGCATGGCCGGCGCTCTACAGTACTTGACGATCACGCGGCCCGATCTTGCATATGCAGTGCAACAAATTTGCCTGCACATGCACTCGCCCCGTGACTGTCGCTCGACGATGCTCAAGCGTGTGCTTCGCTACGTCAAGGGAACTACGTCGTTCGGCATCCAGCTTCACGCCTCTTCCTCGCCGACGATCACAGCGTACACGGACGCGGACTGG cgccagTCGACGGTGTCACTGTCCAGCGCCGAAGCAGAGTACCGCGGCATCGCCAATGCCGTCGCGGAGGGCTCCTGGCTGCGACATCTCCTTGGTGAGCTCCACTGCGCCGTCCCCAAAGCGACGATCACGTATTGA